The genome window GCTTCATTCCTGCCAACAAGTCTCTGGTCAGGTGATGTCAACCTGCAATTTTTGGTTATTCACCCACAGAGCTGTAAGTTTTCAGTTAAGCAAATCATTGTGGGGGGGAGATGCTTTACAGAGATAGCATATTACTCACCTCTCATATATTCAATGGTACCATCAAGCACAAGGTTCAGTAGAGGGTCAAATCCTTTCAAGACGCCACTTGCTATTAAGAACCACACACAAAAGAATGATTAGAGACCAAAACCAGGAATacagaaacacaggaggttGAGAACACACTCAGTTCTCCAAATACATTCCCTCCCTCAAGGGAGGCAATCAAAAGAGTGACGGGTATTAAACAGCACGCTTTATCAAAATGCAGATCTGTGAAAACCCAGCCTGCGTTGTATTCCATTTTTTACAACTAATTACAAAAGCGTTAATGccttaaagaatattttgagtTTTCAGCCAATTTCGTGAGCGTTTTAAGAATATCTCAGCATAACAAATTAATACAAAGTCACAgcataaaataagtaaataaataacagagaCCCCTTGCAGAAGAACATCAGAAATGAGGCAAAGCTTTAACATTTTTCCCGCAGACAATCCATTTTCTAGGTGTCCTCCTGGAACGTAATCTTTTCAGCATAAGCACTAGCATTATGGGAATGCACTGCAGACAGTCAATGGCTCTATTCTAAAACAGAACACGGATCTTCAAAACTTGTCACTAAATAAATTGCAGGACTACACAGACAGATCTCTCGTGTTGAAAAATACTTGATTATCAGCATTACTATCATTGCTACCAGCCCAAACCCAGGAATAGAATCCTGTATTTGAGAAGTTATACGAAGATTATAAAGGTAATAGCATggtttttctgagaaaaaaatctaaaccaaGATTCAACGGGATTATAAATCACTcaaaaactaccaaaaaaatCACCCCCCATTTAACAGTAGAGTACAAATAACTTCCAAAATTCTGTAAGCATCAGGGCCCACTAGACTTTtaaaggagatttttaaaaactgagctTGCTTTGCAAAGCTTATGCCCAGCACCTCCCACACAGCATTTTGTTAGCTTTCAGACAAACAGGCGTCCTGCAGGTGGCACTATCAGCTGCTCAAGGTTGGATAGCTGTAAATACAACAGGAGcaaataaagaaggaaacatAGCTGCTTTGGAAGTGATGGAGAGACATGGAAATATATTGAAACAATTTAAGAACTCCAGGAACTTTCCGCAAGTTAAGAGATGAGAGGGAAGACAGGTGTGTGAATCATAACAGCTAAGAACgtttctttgctgctttaaGAGCACCCTCGAAACGTGaagaatcaggaaaaataaacaagacaactaacagaagatgaaaaaaatgcacagacgAAATACAGAGATATAATCGCAGCCAGGGGATTAACAGAAAGATTAGCGGAGACAAGCTTCGCACCAATAAATAGAGAACTATAACGAATGAAAGCAACCGTTATTCATCgcctttccttgaaaataagcggcaaagaagaagaagaagaccCCAGAAGAAAGAGAAGCGAATCCCGACGTGAGGAGATGGCAGGGTGCACGGAGGACCTCACGCTGGGGGCATCCGTGTCCGGACCCAGCCCGGTGCCGGCTCACCTTCTCTCCCACCTTGAAACTTCACCCGGATCGTTTTGTCGATGTACTTGGAGAGATCCAAGATgctctccttcttcttcttctccttatcctaagggaaaggagagaaggcGAGCTGGATTAAAGAGGAGCCTCCCGCAGCCCGCCCTCCCTCCCGGTTCCTTATACGCTTTTTACACAACCCTCTTTGCAACGCCGCTACGGAAATCACCCCGAGGCAGCTACGGACGAACGCGGAGCGAGGGGACCGGCCGCCGAGCGCGACCGCGGCGCCCTCCGCCAGGAGCGCGGCGCCCCCACGGGGCGACGAAGCCCCCTCCTCACCGCCATCTTGCCcgcgccgccaccgccgccgccgccgccaccaccccCGCCGACGTTCGCCATTTCATTTGCCGCCGCCAGAAGTGACGCCGCCGCCTGGGTAAACAGCGATTGGCTTGCCAAGGAGCGCGGGGCGGGACTTCCGGGCCTGGTTGCTAGGTAACCGGTGCGGAAGGGGTCCGGCCTGGCCCGGGCGGAAACAAaagcgggcggcggcgcggcggggccgggatGGCGGCGCGGCGGGCCCGGCTCCAGGCCcggctcctcctcctctttctgccTCAGGTGAGTGATCGGTGCCGGCCCTGAGAGCGCCCTGGGCTTTCtctggtgctgggggtgccATGTCGGGATAGGGGCGGTCGCTGGATAACGGGAAGGGGCcgcggccgcagccccccccagTCTGTCGGGTGTGCTCTCCGTGATCCATCAGTGTTTGTGTGTTACTGCTTTGTTCCGCGGTTGTCAGCGTG of Cygnus atratus isolate AKBS03 ecotype Queensland, Australia chromosome 26, CAtr_DNAZoo_HiC_assembly, whole genome shotgun sequence contains these proteins:
- the LSM7 gene encoding U6 snRNA-associated Sm-like protein LSm7 — translated: MANVGGGGGGGGGGGGAGKMADKEKKKKESILDLSKYIDKTIRVKFQGGREASGVLKGFDPLLNLVLDGTIEYMRDPDDQYKLTEDTRQLGLVVCRGTSVVLICPQDGMEAIPNPFIQQQDG